A genome region from Corallococcus soli includes the following:
- a CDS encoding PP2C family protein-serine/threonine phosphatase, whose translation MSRTNTRLNPAPDAPDASPDATAGATPPPPPEYTGTHSRELTVLPGEHTATRMTGAVGLPQADGTHTLIAPLEAGELPNVAAIRGLRLDQLLLLTTGALVIIIVGLLAALSAKTTESQLTEASDRFTQRLQSQARELGQTVSHTLALTSATSLRDNNYAFLTEVARSIIADNRNILRVQMFDADSQLVADSDPAAKLGSASGGRTAERRWASAFFNGQPVFEFQEPLDYGAQAGKGVVVISYSLEELQKQLHELEEANRAAVRANTLRIVGLGLGFVVLAGVLAAYQSRRITKPLGVLTHRVMQLAAGDLGARAGTAPGAGREVTTLGVVFNHMAERIKVLLEDVRAKAQLEREVSLARTVQETLLPGRDAVTVGPLRLAGLVVPADACGGDWWFRAALDDRRVVIGIGDVTGHGLSTSLVATSATSGFASAMTLREPSQVHAQMLITALNVTLANVGRGEHQMSSALAVIDVYNGQIDYAAGGHPAAAVFNRTTGQMASLPARGPLLGANVASEFTSRQAQLRPGDIVVWYTDGLTEARDGANRLYGTQRLAAALQANAHLPADALRDALLADVRAFSAGQPQRDDITVIVAEFSPAPSP comes from the coding sequence TTGTCCCGTACGAACACGCGCTTGAACCCCGCGCCTGATGCCCCTGATGCGTCCCCGGACGCGACGGCGGGGGCCACCCCGCCGCCTCCCCCCGAGTACACCGGCACCCATTCCCGGGAGCTGACCGTCCTGCCCGGGGAGCACACGGCCACCCGGATGACGGGGGCGGTGGGGCTGCCGCAGGCGGACGGCACGCACACGCTCATCGCGCCGCTGGAAGCGGGCGAGCTGCCCAACGTAGCGGCCATCCGCGGGCTGCGGTTGGATCAACTGCTGCTGCTGACCACCGGGGCGCTGGTCATCATCATCGTGGGCCTGCTGGCGGCGCTGTCGGCGAAGACGACGGAGTCGCAGCTCACGGAGGCGTCGGACCGCTTCACGCAGCGGCTGCAGTCCCAGGCGCGCGAGCTGGGTCAGACGGTGAGCCACACCCTGGCGCTCACCTCCGCCACCAGCCTGCGGGACAACAACTACGCGTTCCTCACGGAGGTGGCGCGCTCCATCATCGCGGACAACCGCAACATCCTGCGCGTGCAGATGTTCGACGCGGACTCGCAGCTCGTCGCGGACAGCGACCCGGCCGCGAAGCTGGGCTCCGCCTCCGGGGGCCGCACCGCGGAGCGCCGCTGGGCCAGCGCCTTCTTCAACGGCCAGCCCGTCTTCGAGTTCCAGGAGCCGCTCGACTACGGCGCCCAGGCCGGCAAGGGCGTGGTCGTCATCAGCTACTCGCTGGAGGAGCTGCAGAAGCAGCTGCACGAACTGGAGGAGGCCAACCGCGCCGCGGTGCGCGCCAACACCCTGCGCATCGTGGGTCTGGGCCTGGGCTTCGTGGTGCTGGCGGGCGTGCTGGCCGCGTACCAGAGCCGCCGCATCACCAAGCCGCTGGGCGTGCTCACCCACCGCGTGATGCAGCTTGCCGCCGGTGACCTGGGCGCCCGCGCGGGCACGGCGCCGGGCGCGGGCCGCGAGGTGACGACGCTGGGCGTGGTGTTCAACCACATGGCCGAGCGCATCAAGGTGCTGCTGGAGGACGTGCGCGCCAAGGCGCAGCTGGAGCGCGAGGTGTCGCTCGCGCGCACGGTGCAGGAGACGCTGCTGCCCGGCCGCGACGCCGTGACGGTGGGGCCCCTGCGGCTCGCGGGCCTCGTGGTGCCGGCGGACGCGTGCGGCGGCGACTGGTGGTTCCGCGCCGCGCTGGATGACCGGCGCGTCGTCATCGGCATCGGGGACGTGACGGGCCACGGCCTGTCCACGTCATTGGTGGCCACCAGCGCCACCAGCGGCTTCGCGTCCGCCATGACGCTGCGCGAGCCGTCGCAGGTGCACGCGCAGATGCTGATCACCGCGCTCAACGTGACGCTGGCCAACGTGGGCCGGGGCGAGCACCAGATGTCCAGCGCGCTGGCGGTCATCGACGTCTACAACGGGCAGATCGACTACGCGGCGGGCGGACACCCCGCGGCGGCCGTGTTCAACCGGACCACCGGGCAGATGGCCTCCCTGCCGGCGCGCGGCCCGCTGCTGGGCGCGAACGTCGCGTCGGAGTTCACCTCGCGCCAGGCGCAGCTGCGGCCCGGCGACATCGTGGTCTGGTACACGGACGGCCTCACCGAGGCACGCGACGGCGCCAACCGCCTGTACGGCACGCAGCGGCTGGCCGCCGCGCTCCAGGCCAACGCCCACCTCCCCGCCGACGCCCTGCGCGACGCGCTCCTCGCGGACGTGCGCGCCTTCAGCGCCGGCCAGCCCCAGCGCGACGACATCACCGTCATCGTCGCTGAATTCAGTCCCGCCCCCTCGCCGTGA
- a CDS encoding tetratricopeptide repeat protein yields the protein MRPFPRSPRRASTALVLLATLAGPPTALAQFRPPPATEAQRLSEQGDQALVSASAATAKGDKKEAEEKFSRALQLFEQALAQDPQSVAAAAGLGNAANAVQDFQRTAARLQPVFAKHPGELSLAYPLGTAYFKLRRFAEAVPVLEQVAAADQPDHLIVHYYLASYYLYAQDGNRAVTRLQRYLALRPEKLAGNDFQIHELLGKAHLLRRDTPAARAAFEKSQAGRQESAPAQIGLAAVLEMEGRVPEARALLERLVTKFPQVAEPKERLARLYLSAGDVPRAEAQALALVKLGGTPAAHLLLGDVRLAQKQPAQAETEFRKVLQLQPGLLMGQIAVGKALQAQSRHEEAIQFLETAVKAGGGSLELWATLGSVNRRAGRFQRAVEVHRRVVEMAPRQALGWMLLGADHFATGQWDQAIEDYSGALQVEPNHPGAKQWLARALAHRARDRAGTQRMDDAMRDLRRAYDLDRSVPMARRLGAVLLDSRQFAEARKVMEGAVTLPGATWREHLLLGYARLGSGDAQAALAAFTQSAEATQEPDQRAEASAGAALAEVELGQVDAAVQRLSDAGPSRSAAKVAEANLPRVLVRRALAKLEAGDAAAAHRDLDAVDRLGTGKRTDLAKLAGFARALARAEEGRFAEASSGLKRALSPAPAWAWPNTRALADSWVLYRQGKVAPARKLLTTAQKKPMPGQPRWMGALTGALLRREAALAYASGNMKASQKALKAALAATPDDALVQHNLACVDWRQGNTSGALATWKRLEPSVAVAALNLGIDAQERRHEPAEAVEAWRRYLAAGAGPRAAQVREWKDRLQGLYGLGDASGAAPAGVTAEETP from the coding sequence ATGCGCCCATTCCCCCGCTCCCCGCGCCGCGCCTCCACCGCGCTCGTCCTGCTGGCCACGCTGGCCGGCCCGCCGACGGCGCTCGCGCAGTTCCGTCCTCCGCCCGCCACGGAGGCCCAGCGCCTCTCGGAGCAGGGGGACCAGGCGCTCGTGTCCGCCAGCGCCGCCACCGCCAAGGGTGACAAGAAGGAGGCGGAGGAGAAGTTCAGCCGGGCGCTCCAGCTCTTCGAGCAGGCCCTGGCCCAGGATCCGCAGTCCGTCGCGGCCGCCGCGGGCCTGGGCAACGCGGCCAACGCGGTCCAGGACTTCCAGCGCACGGCGGCGCGGCTGCAGCCCGTCTTCGCAAAGCACCCCGGGGAGCTGTCGCTGGCGTATCCGCTGGGCACGGCGTACTTCAAGCTGCGCCGCTTCGCCGAAGCGGTGCCGGTGCTGGAGCAGGTGGCGGCGGCGGATCAGCCGGACCACCTCATCGTCCACTACTACCTGGCCAGCTACTACCTGTACGCGCAGGACGGGAACCGGGCGGTGACGCGGCTGCAGCGCTACCTGGCCCTGCGCCCGGAGAAGCTCGCCGGCAACGACTTCCAGATCCATGAGCTGCTGGGCAAGGCGCACCTGCTGCGCCGGGACACGCCCGCCGCGCGCGCCGCCTTCGAGAAGTCCCAGGCGGGCCGCCAGGAGTCCGCGCCCGCGCAGATCGGCCTGGCCGCCGTGCTGGAGATGGAAGGCCGCGTGCCGGAAGCCCGCGCGCTGCTGGAGCGGCTGGTGACGAAGTTCCCGCAGGTCGCGGAGCCGAAGGAGCGCCTCGCGCGCCTGTACCTGTCCGCCGGGGACGTGCCTCGCGCGGAGGCCCAGGCGCTGGCCCTGGTGAAGCTGGGGGGCACGCCCGCCGCGCACCTGCTGCTGGGCGACGTGCGGCTCGCGCAGAAGCAGCCCGCGCAGGCGGAGACCGAGTTCCGCAAGGTGCTGCAGCTGCAGCCGGGCCTGCTGATGGGGCAGATCGCGGTGGGCAAGGCGCTCCAGGCGCAGTCGCGTCACGAGGAGGCCATCCAGTTCCTGGAGACGGCGGTGAAGGCCGGCGGCGGCAGCCTGGAGCTGTGGGCCACGCTGGGCTCCGTCAACCGCCGCGCCGGCCGCTTCCAGCGCGCGGTGGAGGTGCACCGGCGCGTGGTGGAGATGGCGCCGCGTCAGGCCCTGGGCTGGATGCTGCTGGGGGCGGATCACTTCGCCACCGGCCAGTGGGATCAGGCCATCGAGGACTACAGCGGCGCGCTCCAGGTGGAGCCCAACCACCCCGGCGCGAAGCAGTGGCTGGCCCGGGCGCTGGCCCACCGCGCCAGGGATCGCGCCGGCACGCAGCGCATGGACGACGCCATGCGGGACCTGCGCCGCGCGTACGACCTGGATCGCTCCGTGCCCATGGCCCGCCGCCTGGGCGCGGTGCTGCTGGACAGCCGTCAGTTCGCGGAGGCCCGCAAGGTGATGGAGGGCGCCGTGACGCTGCCGGGCGCGACCTGGCGCGAGCACCTGCTGTTGGGCTACGCCCGGCTGGGCAGCGGGGACGCGCAGGCCGCGCTCGCCGCGTTCACCCAGTCCGCTGAAGCCACTCAGGAGCCGGATCAGCGCGCGGAGGCGTCCGCGGGCGCCGCGCTCGCGGAGGTGGAGCTGGGCCAGGTGGACGCCGCGGTGCAGCGGCTGTCGGACGCGGGTCCGTCCAGGTCCGCCGCGAAGGTGGCGGAGGCGAACCTGCCGCGCGTGCTGGTGCGCCGGGCCCTGGCGAAGCTGGAGGCCGGTGACGCCGCCGCGGCCCACCGCGACCTGGACGCGGTGGACCGGCTGGGCACGGGCAAGCGCACGGACCTGGCGAAGCTCGCGGGCTTCGCCCGGGCGCTCGCGCGCGCGGAGGAGGGGAGGTTCGCGGAGGCCTCGTCCGGGCTGAAGCGCGCGCTCTCCCCCGCGCCGGCCTGGGCCTGGCCCAACACGCGGGCCCTCGCGGATTCATGGGTGCTGTACCGCCAGGGGAAGGTGGCGCCGGCGCGCAAGCTGCTCACCACCGCCCAGAAGAAGCCCATGCCCGGGCAGCCCCGCTGGATGGGGGCCCTCACCGGCGCGCTGCTGCGCCGCGAGGCGGCGCTCGCGTACGCCTCCGGGAACATGAAGGCGTCGCAGAAGGCGCTGAAGGCCGCGCTCGCCGCGACGCCCGACGACGCGCTCGTGCAGCACAACCTGGCGTGCGTGGACTGGCGCCAGGGGAACACGTCCGGCGCGCTGGCGACGTGGAAGCGCCTGGAGCCGAGCGTGGCCGTCGCCGCGCTCAACCTGGGCATCGACGCGCAGGAGCGCCGCCATGAGCCCGCGGAGGCCGTGGAGGCCTGGCGCCGCTACCTGGCGGCGGGCGCGGGCCCCCGCGCCGCCCAGGTGCGGGAGTGGAAGGATCGCCTGCAGGGACTCTACGGTCTGGGGGACGCTTCGGGCGCCGCCCCGGCCGGGGTCACCGCGGAGGAGACGCCGTGA
- a CDS encoding PhnD/SsuA/transferrin family substrate-binding protein, translated as MKTPSVVAHRGLMLAAVLFLSASPASAAPKKATLGVFLATTLSDGQERFQYAESLAQKLESGLGRPVAARSFGRYEDFSKAVGEGLIDFAVVDAWAAVQLGAKAQPVAYAPRAGETQQRWAIISTQKGSVKDLAGKRMALVKGAGPADPKFVSHVVLGGDLDAQKHFKLVPVPNVESAVKMLEARGAEAALVPVAHAPKDLRVLFRSGRVPGAVLVELKGAGDTLSQSLSAVGAVAPFDAFTAIPGREFEDFRRLVTQGPPRRQPVFADTPDLRVETPVLVQSESLGPALPPFTEDLAVSSEQPDD; from the coding sequence GTGAAGACGCCATCCGTTGTCGCGCACCGCGGCCTCATGCTCGCCGCCGTGCTGTTCCTGAGTGCCTCCCCCGCGTCCGCGGCGCCGAAGAAGGCGACCCTGGGCGTGTTCCTCGCCACCACGCTGTCGGACGGTCAGGAGCGCTTCCAGTACGCCGAATCGCTCGCCCAGAAGCTGGAGTCGGGCCTGGGCCGCCCCGTCGCCGCCCGCAGCTTCGGCCGCTACGAGGACTTCTCCAAGGCGGTGGGGGAGGGGCTCATCGACTTCGCCGTGGTGGACGCGTGGGCCGCGGTCCAGCTGGGCGCCAAGGCCCAGCCCGTGGCGTACGCGCCGCGCGCCGGTGAGACGCAGCAGCGCTGGGCCATCATCTCCACCCAGAAGGGCTCCGTGAAGGACCTGGCCGGCAAGCGCATGGCGCTGGTCAAGGGCGCGGGCCCCGCGGATCCGAAGTTCGTCTCCCACGTCGTCCTGGGCGGCGACCTGGATGCCCAGAAGCACTTCAAGCTGGTGCCGGTGCCCAACGTGGAGTCGGCGGTGAAGATGCTGGAGGCCAGGGGCGCGGAGGCCGCGCTCGTGCCGGTGGCGCATGCTCCCAAGGATCTGCGCGTGCTGTTCCGCAGCGGCCGGGTGCCGGGCGCCGTGCTGGTGGAACTCAAGGGCGCGGGCGACACGCTCTCCCAGTCCCTGTCCGCCGTGGGCGCGGTGGCCCCCTTCGACGCCTTCACGGCCATTCCGGGGCGCGAGTTCGAGGACTTCCGGAGGCTCGTGACGCAGGGCCCGCCGCGCCGCCAGCCCGTGTTCGCGGACACCCCCGACCTGCGCGTGGAGACCCCGGTGCTCGTGCAATCCGAGTCCCTGGGCCCCGCGCTGCCGCCGTTCACGGAGGACCTGGCCGTCTCCTCCGAACAGCCGGACGACTGA
- a CDS encoding TonB-dependent receptor plug domain-containing protein: MDSTGYFGPQNHAAKKVLGRRSARVSLSLLLCAFAWLSPGLGRAQDEAESAPKTRTKPARKRVTPATPRTPRAAKPRKGTKPAPVTPPAAPDTGPLVDDPLVTSDPATPVADPPAATATTPALPPPLPVATPGSPYDGPSTSGPLSLDAPTTPPPADASAGSVPLPPAQPLSNNNVPDRAPFTEPSPDRAMPPPSGLAGLDGPDPLAVDALEESVSRVLSEAVVTTASKRRQRIADVPLTVSWIPAEELEGTGQFSLCEAIQYFPGMECRRGSMRKAAVSARGLGSNYLSNRLLLLKDGRPLTDPWTGQFYADETTPMTNLKQVEVIRGPGSSLYGSNAFSGVINIIERQPSDLIPKGQNMGADARVLAGQDKTWRLQSTVAGRGGPVEALLGYYGFGSDGPQLFNDPRVGQVDDNEDSLVHQVNGKVRVGPLALDADFTDANIGRPGGQNISTVGNCGRCHYTAQDNEHVQNLNTSIQVDQQLNDKVRVFAQGYAFFKRRDVALENQVTGALESALGKRRRLGGEARAHFSLDRLSLTVGGDVKADQVNNQNILSGLGLDDTKQTILGGFVDAEYRITDRLVVGAGARYDRYQIPERVWTARSDQVSPRASVVFHAIPELLTLRTNYGRAFRAPTLAELAINQQMYAATLLGNPGLRAETLDTVEAAVDFWPMERKVRLTGTAFFNRANNFINQELLFGSTSQFKNLGDARVAGFEAEAAAQVPALNSSFDVAYQFLDARALPADGGPDYTLDYAPSHRIYARGRTNIGKVAFVEIYGLFVGPRFDPGFVVDELTGTTQRVRLPSYITASARVGFQVHERVAVSLLGTNLFNASYEESHGFPAPPQGLFTEIRLRY; the protein is encoded by the coding sequence ATGGACTCGACTGGGTACTTTGGGCCGCAAAACCATGCGGCGAAGAAGGTTTTGGGTCGTCGGAGCGCACGGGTGTCGCTGTCCCTGCTGCTCTGCGCCTTCGCATGGCTGTCGCCGGGGCTTGGTCGGGCCCAGGATGAAGCGGAGTCCGCGCCAAAGACGCGGACGAAGCCCGCGCGCAAGCGCGTCACGCCCGCCACGCCCCGGACGCCGCGCGCCGCGAAGCCGCGCAAGGGGACGAAGCCCGCGCCCGTGACGCCGCCGGCCGCTCCGGACACGGGGCCGTTGGTGGACGACCCGCTCGTGACCAGCGATCCCGCGACCCCGGTGGCGGATCCTCCCGCCGCGACGGCGACGACCCCCGCGCTGCCGCCGCCGCTGCCGGTCGCCACCCCGGGCTCGCCCTACGACGGCCCCTCCACCAGCGGGCCGCTGTCCCTGGACGCGCCCACCACCCCGCCGCCCGCGGACGCCTCCGCGGGGAGCGTTCCGCTGCCGCCCGCGCAGCCGCTGAGCAACAACAACGTCCCCGACCGCGCCCCCTTCACGGAGCCCAGCCCGGATCGCGCCATGCCGCCGCCCTCGGGGCTCGCGGGCCTGGACGGGCCGGATCCGCTGGCCGTGGACGCGCTGGAGGAGTCCGTCAGCCGCGTGCTGAGCGAGGCGGTGGTGACGACGGCCTCCAAGCGCCGCCAGCGCATTGCGGACGTGCCCCTAACGGTGTCGTGGATCCCCGCGGAGGAGCTGGAAGGCACCGGCCAGTTCTCGCTCTGTGAAGCCATCCAGTACTTCCCCGGCATGGAGTGCCGCCGGGGCTCCATGCGCAAGGCGGCGGTGAGCGCGCGCGGCCTGGGCTCCAACTACCTGTCCAACCGCCTGCTGCTGCTGAAGGACGGCCGCCCGCTGACGGACCCCTGGACGGGCCAGTTCTACGCGGACGAAACGACGCCCATGACGAACCTCAAGCAGGTGGAGGTCATCCGCGGCCCCGGTTCGTCGCTCTACGGCTCCAACGCCTTCAGCGGCGTCATCAACATCATCGAACGGCAGCCCTCGGACCTCATCCCCAAGGGGCAGAACATGGGCGCGGACGCGCGCGTCCTCGCGGGCCAGGACAAGACGTGGCGGCTGCAGAGCACCGTGGCCGGCCGGGGCGGGCCCGTGGAGGCGCTGCTGGGCTACTACGGCTTCGGTTCGGACGGCCCCCAGCTCTTCAATGATCCGCGCGTGGGCCAGGTGGACGACAACGAGGACTCGCTGGTGCACCAGGTCAACGGCAAGGTGCGCGTGGGCCCGCTGGCGCTGGACGCGGACTTCACCGACGCGAACATCGGCCGTCCGGGTGGCCAGAACATCTCCACCGTGGGCAACTGCGGCCGCTGCCACTACACGGCGCAGGACAACGAGCACGTGCAGAACCTGAACACCTCCATCCAGGTGGATCAGCAGCTGAACGACAAGGTGCGCGTGTTCGCCCAGGGCTACGCCTTCTTCAAGCGCCGCGACGTGGCGCTGGAGAACCAGGTCACGGGCGCGCTGGAGTCCGCGCTGGGCAAGCGCCGCCGGCTGGGCGGCGAGGCCCGGGCGCACTTCTCGCTGGATCGCCTGTCGCTCACCGTCGGTGGCGACGTGAAGGCCGATCAGGTGAACAACCAGAACATCCTCTCCGGCCTGGGCCTGGACGACACGAAGCAGACCATCCTGGGCGGCTTCGTGGACGCGGAGTACCGCATCACGGACCGGCTGGTGGTGGGCGCGGGCGCCCGCTACGACCGCTACCAGATCCCCGAGCGCGTGTGGACGGCGCGCAGCGATCAGGTCTCCCCGCGCGCCAGCGTCGTGTTCCACGCCATCCCGGAGCTGCTCACGCTGCGCACCAACTACGGCCGTGCCTTCCGTGCGCCCACCCTGGCGGAGCTGGCCATCAATCAGCAGATGTACGCCGCGACGCTGCTGGGCAACCCGGGCCTGCGGGCGGAGACGCTGGACACGGTGGAGGCCGCGGTGGACTTCTGGCCCATGGAGCGCAAGGTGCGCCTGACGGGCACGGCCTTCTTCAACCGCGCGAACAACTTCATCAACCAGGAGCTGCTCTTCGGCTCCACGTCGCAGTTCAAGAACCTGGGCGACGCGCGGGTGGCGGGCTTCGAGGCCGAGGCCGCGGCGCAGGTGCCGGCCCTCAACTCCTCCTTCGACGTGGCCTACCAGTTCCTGGACGCCCGGGCCCTGCCCGCGGACGGCGGCCCGGACTACACCCTGGACTACGCGCCCAGCCACCGCATCTACGCGCGCGGCCGGACCAACATCGGCAAGGTCGCGTTCGTGGAGATCTACGGCCTGTTCGTGGGCCCGCGCTTCGACCCGGGCTTCGTCGTGGACGAGCTGACCGGCACCACCCAGCGCGTGCGGCTGCCCAGCTACATCACGGCCTCGGCGCGCGTGGGCTTCCAGGTGCACGAGCGCGTGGCGGTCTCGTTGCTGGGCACCAACCTCTTCAACGCCAGCTATGAGGAGTCGCACGGCTTCCCGGCGCCTCCCCAGGGCCTCTTCACCGAAATCCGGCTGCGTTACTAG
- a CDS encoding serine/threonine-protein kinase: MESQTSNAGINTVRVGNLLHVRVSGVIDETFPLSSSTKGLSGLLVVDLGLLERISSFGVRRWIEFVGHPPQGVAGLYVINAPPIVVDQLNMVEGFAGVARVLSLLAPYTCRFCKEDRLRLVNLVDEAKALEQGGAPEHHCPVCAQPLEFADEPTEFFDFARRQQFSTVDPAVLRYLRASTPSESSELSSHLKIVQDDITFITLASTLKGDLNVRRLAAGLEGRVAFDCCHVTKAEPEALARFEQVLEVAAQGAQVVLSRVPPPMLGLLARSAKTLPVRLATLWLPCDCRNCGQVYHQRIQAAEYLEALRNKGNLDRVCPVCGGTARAPALTQFQGLLARLTLTERALDDIEALEQRALSQYLFGSTNIDPASMKHSSPTDLHAQSARVQIIRRLGQGGMAEVFLAKQQGAKGFEKYVVMKKILAQFAENPEFVDMLFAEARANARLTHPNVVQTFDVGVTDGVAYILMEYVRGPDLKRLLTELRRKGMALPLEHALRIVAEVAAGLHYAHSYVDPSGTAHPVVHRDVSPHNVLISLDGAIKLSDFGIAKVQGEEHTQAGVIKGKISYLSPEAASGRPLDWRNDVFALGVVLFELLTGQLPFRRDHDAATLAAIVREPAPVPSQLKPHIPQDVSDLILRALVKDPARRTPSAAAMREEIEAVIVHHRLSSSPASVAQFFKETLGDRLAEYAPSTSGTGSHPKPLVPGTGSHPRSPAPGSHSGASHSGMRAPADISRPPVKGASGSMPRMDPGEPRPPPAPPPPPMAPPPVASDRERDHTEVVSLSSSDIRAVPVAPPVPPARAAPSTPPAVAPVSALPPPTAVRSAAAAAVPTRVAPMPAAPVRPSVAVPSVAPVASPQAPVAPAQPPRSSAEHASPGPSRPGTGRIVAPVPPIAPEPAKPVAPKPVAPPVVAATAPGATPAPASRLRTPLLIGAGVLLVGALAAVVLIPSGGVEILNAQEGERVYVGGVRLEADRTLPPGASSGSMLVATAVDGQLHRFGKVMQSERIDLRTLADAAPPPGSTGTLSITGSSGCRVALGKQPLEGTTPLASALPAGREFEVRVSCGGKPDLVRWVMAVPGQGVALDVP; encoded by the coding sequence GTGGAGAGCCAAACTTCCAATGCCGGCATCAACACCGTGCGCGTGGGGAACCTTCTCCACGTCCGGGTGTCCGGCGTCATCGACGAGACGTTCCCCCTGTCCTCGTCCACCAAGGGCCTCAGCGGCCTGCTCGTGGTGGACCTGGGCCTGCTGGAGCGCATCAGCTCGTTCGGCGTGCGACGGTGGATCGAATTTGTCGGGCATCCGCCGCAGGGCGTGGCGGGGCTGTACGTCATCAACGCGCCGCCCATCGTGGTGGATCAGCTCAACATGGTGGAGGGCTTCGCGGGCGTCGCGCGCGTGCTCTCCCTGCTGGCGCCCTACACCTGCCGCTTCTGCAAGGAGGACCGGCTGCGGCTGGTCAACCTGGTGGACGAGGCCAAGGCCCTGGAGCAGGGCGGGGCGCCCGAGCACCACTGCCCCGTGTGCGCCCAGCCGCTGGAGTTCGCGGACGAGCCCACGGAGTTCTTCGACTTCGCGCGCCGCCAGCAGTTCTCCACGGTGGACCCCGCGGTGCTGCGCTACCTGCGCGCGAGCACGCCGTCGGAGTCGTCCGAGCTCTCCTCGCACCTGAAAATCGTCCAGGACGACATCACCTTCATCACGCTGGCCTCCACCCTCAAGGGCGACCTCAACGTGCGCCGGCTGGCGGCGGGCCTGGAGGGGCGCGTCGCGTTCGACTGCTGCCACGTGACGAAGGCGGAGCCGGAGGCGCTGGCCCGCTTCGAACAGGTGCTGGAGGTGGCGGCGCAGGGCGCCCAGGTGGTGCTCTCCCGCGTGCCGCCGCCCATGCTGGGGCTGCTGGCGCGCTCCGCCAAGACGCTGCCGGTGAGGCTGGCCACGCTGTGGCTGCCGTGCGACTGCCGCAACTGCGGGCAGGTGTACCACCAGCGCATCCAGGCCGCCGAGTACCTGGAGGCCCTGCGCAACAAGGGCAACCTGGACCGCGTGTGCCCTGTCTGCGGCGGGACGGCACGCGCTCCGGCGCTGACGCAGTTCCAGGGGTTGCTCGCGCGCCTGACGCTGACGGAGCGGGCGCTGGACGACATTGAAGCGCTGGAGCAGCGCGCGCTCAGCCAGTACCTGTTCGGCTCCACGAACATCGACCCCGCGTCGATGAAGCACAGCTCGCCCACGGACCTCCACGCCCAGAGCGCGCGGGTGCAGATCATCCGCCGGCTGGGGCAGGGCGGCATGGCGGAGGTGTTCCTCGCCAAGCAGCAGGGCGCGAAGGGCTTCGAGAAGTACGTGGTGATGAAGAAGATCCTCGCGCAGTTCGCGGAGAACCCCGAGTTCGTCGACATGCTCTTCGCGGAGGCGCGCGCCAACGCCCGCCTCACGCACCCCAACGTCGTGCAGACCTTCGACGTGGGCGTGACGGACGGCGTGGCGTACATCCTGATGGAGTACGTGCGCGGCCCGGACCTCAAGCGGCTGCTCACGGAGCTGCGCCGCAAGGGCATGGCGCTGCCGCTGGAGCACGCGCTGCGCATCGTGGCGGAGGTGGCCGCGGGCCTGCACTACGCGCACAGCTACGTGGATCCGTCCGGCACCGCGCACCCGGTGGTGCACCGCGACGTCAGCCCCCACAACGTCCTCATCTCGCTGGACGGCGCCATCAAGCTCAGCGACTTCGGCATCGCCAAGGTGCAGGGCGAGGAGCACACGCAGGCGGGCGTCATCAAGGGGAAGATCTCCTACCTGTCCCCGGAGGCCGCCAGCGGCCGGCCGCTGGACTGGCGCAACGACGTCTTCGCGCTGGGCGTCGTCCTCTTCGAACTGCTCACCGGCCAGCTGCCGTTCCGCCGGGACCATGACGCGGCCACGCTCGCGGCCATCGTGCGCGAACCGGCGCCGGTGCCCTCGCAGCTCAAGCCGCACATCCCGCAGGACGTGTCCGACCTCATCCTCCGGGCCCTGGTGAAGGACCCGGCGCGGCGCACGCCCTCCGCGGCGGCGATGCGCGAGGAGATCGAAGCGGTCATCGTGCACCACCGGCTGAGCTCCTCGCCCGCGTCGGTGGCGCAGTTCTTCAAGGAGACCCTGGGGGACCGGCTCGCGGAGTACGCGCCGTCCACCAGCGGCACGGGCTCCCACCCCAAGCCGCTCGTGCCCGGCACCGGCTCCCACCCGCGCTCGCCGGCCCCGGGCTCCCATTCGGGCGCCAGCCACAGCGGCATGCGCGCTCCGGCGGACATCTCCCGGCCGCCGGTGAAGGGCGCCTCGGGCAGCATGCCCCGGATGGATCCGGGCGAGCCGCGGCCGCCTCCCGCGCCTCCCCCGCCCCCCATGGCGCCGCCCCCGGTGGCGTCGGACCGGGAGCGCGACCACACCGAGGTCGTCTCGCTGTCGTCCTCGGACATCCGCGCGGTCCCCGTGGCGCCGCCGGTGCCCCCGGCGCGCGCGGCCCCCAGCACGCCTCCCGCCGTCGCGCCGGTCTCTGCGCTGCCGCCGCCCACCGCGGTGCGCTCGGCCGCCGCCGCGGCGGTGCCCACGCGGGTGGCCCCCATGCCCGCCGCCCCGGTGCGTCCGTCGGTGGCGGTGCCCTCGGTGGCGCCCGTCGCGTCCCCGCAGGCGCCCGTGGCCCCGGCCCAGCCGCCGCGCTCCAGCGCGGAGCACGCGTCCCCCGGTCCGTCGAGGCCGGGGACCGGCCGCATCGTGGCGCCGGTGCCTCCGATTGCCCCCGAGCCCGCGAAGCCGGTGGCCCCGAAGCCGGTGGCTCCGCCCGTCGTCGCGGCGACCGCGCCCGGCGCGACGCCCGCGCCGGCCTCCCGCCTGCGCACGCCGCTGCTCATCGGCGCCGGTGTCCTGCTGGTGGGCGCGTTGGCCGCCGTGGTCCTCATCCCTTCCGGGGGCGTGGAGATCCTCAACGCCCAGGAAGGCGAGCGCGTCTACGTCGGCGGCGTCCGCCTGGAAGCCGATCGCACCCTCCCGCCCGGCGCCTCCTCCGGTTCGATGCTGGTGGCCACCGCGGTGGACGGCCAGCTGCACCGCTTCGGCAAGGTCATGCAGTCCGAACGCATCGACCTGCGCACGCTCGCGGACGCGGCCCCGCCCCCCGGCAGCACCGGCACCTTGAGCATCACCGGCTCCTCCGGCTGCCGGGTCGCGTTGGGGAAGCAGCCCCTGGAGGGGACCACGCCGCTGGCCAGCGCCCTGCCCGCGGGCCGCGAGTTCGAAGTGCGCGTCTCCTGCGGTGGAAAGCCCGACCTCGTGCGCTGGGTCATGGCGGTCCCCGGACAGGGCGTCGCACTCGACGTCCCCTGA